One Glycine max cultivar Williams 82 chromosome 6, Glycine_max_v4.0, whole genome shotgun sequence DNA segment encodes these proteins:
- the LOC100819707 gene encoding probable dimethyladenosine transferase-like isoform X1, giving the protein MAGGKVKKEKGKPHQQQKHMPYQGGISFHKSKGQHILKNPLLVDSIVEKAGVKSTDVILEIGPGTGNLTKKLLEAGKKVIAIEIDPRMVLELQRRFQGTPHSNRLTVIQGDVLKTELPYFDICVANIPYQISSPLTFKLLKHEPAFRAAIIMFQREFAMRLVAQPGDKLYCRLTVNTQLHARVFHLLKVGRNNFRPPPKVDSSVVRIEPRKPRIEVKQKEWDGFLRICFNRKNKTLGSIFRQKSVISLLEKNYRTVRALELGQEDSLKEVDAKMDFSSFGDDQGMEMDDDGADDDEMEVEDGEADEVQSEFKDKVLGVLKEGDFEEKRSSKLTLQEFLYLLSLFNKAGIHFS; this is encoded by the exons ATGGCAGGAGGTAAAGTGAAGAAGGAAAAGGGGAAGCCCCATCAGCAGCAGAAGCACATGCCCTACCAGGGCGGAATATCGTTCCACAAATCAAAGGGTCAGCACATTCTCAAGAACCccttgctcgtcgattccaTTGTGGAGAAGGCCGGCGTCAAGAGCACCGACGTCATCCTCGAGATCGGTCCCGGGACCGGTAACTTGACGAAGAAGCTTCTCGAAGCCGGCAAGAAGGTCATCGCCATCGAGATCGATCCCCGGATGGTTCTCGAGCTCCAGAGACGGTTCCAGGGTACCCCTCACTCCAATCGCCTCACG GTTATCCAAGGTGATGTGTTGAAGACTGAACTTCCTTATTTTGACATTTGTGTTGCAAACATTCCCTACCAAATATCTTCTCCTCTCACATTCAAGTTACTCAAGCATGAACCTGCTTTTAGGGCTGCAATCATAATGTTCCAGAGAGAATTTGCCATGAGACTGGTTGCTCAGCCTGGTGATAAACTATATTGTCGTCTCACAGTCAACACTCAACTACATGCTCGAGTCTTCCACCTCCTCAAAGTTGGAAGAAACAACTTCAGGCCCCCTCCCAAGGTGGATTCCTCTGTGGTGCGAATTGAGCCCAGGAAACCCCGTATTGAAGTTAAGCAAAAGGAGTGGGATGGGTTTTTGCGGATTTGTTTTAACAGGAAGAACAAAACACTTGGTTCGATATTTAGGCAGAAGAGCGTGATCTCCTTGCTTGAAAAAAACTACAGGACTGTGCGGGCACTGGAACTCGGGCAAGAAGATTCACTGAAGGAAGTGGATGCTAAAATGGACTTCTCTAGTTTTGGTGATGATCAAGGTATGGAGATGGATGATGATGGAGCAGATGATGATGAAATGGAAGTTGAGGATGGGGAAGCAGATGAGGTGCAATCTGAATTCAAGGACAAGGTTTTGGGTGTTCTGAAAGAGGGAGATTTTGAAGAGAAAAGGTCATCCAAGCTCACATTGCAGGAATTCCTATACCTGCTTTCTCTGTTTAACAAAGCTGGCATACACTTCTCTTGA